Proteins co-encoded in one Neodiprion lecontei isolate iyNeoLeco1 chromosome 3, iyNeoLeco1.1, whole genome shotgun sequence genomic window:
- the LOC124293469 gene encoding esterase E4-like: protein MASVWYFNVTAYAVLFLLGGWNMSWGIVSKAYGEILIDEQISPPAVTLPQGTIRGAKMVSYRNKTFFAFNGIPYAKPPIGDLRFKDPMPPDPWNGTIDSNHESEQCIQFEPLIYEDTTGNEDCLYLNIYTPPLSTSNNIKQLPVMVYIFGGRFELGNITSTRCDPRFILDRNVILVVPSYRLGVLGFLTTGDEVLPGNYGLKDMVQALKWIQDNVQYFGGDANRVTLFGSSSGSVMVHLLTLSNLTDGLFHRYILQSGTAFTPAAMTPRSVSSNRAIRLGQYLACPTDSSNMLVNCLKGISASKLVKMTSMFHEWGQYPVVVWGPTIEPDVEGALLTDSPANLLAAGKIRDLPSIALVTRDEGLELSLPLFENRDVLQDFLNNIDFILPVMIQYEGLVENMTDFTSTLKSYYLNDLTANRSLILRNITQLIGDAMFTYPTYRVVKEQLTKAKNFQYFCSFEYRGRFSYSYYHGRFNYSYHGGSPVNHGVAHADELLYLLPGPKSWYGPTDWEYSDADWKMVDTMVQLWTSFATTGVPATLDSDDSTIWSPFSSRDNYLRIGNGSAVVLEVQYGFHKERIQVWDKLTRATTLK from the exons ATGGCGTCGGTGTGGTATTTTAATGTAACTGCATATGCCGTATTGTTCTTACTGGGCGGTTGGAACATGAGTTGGGGTATAGTCTCTAAAGCATATGGAGAAATTCTAATTGACGAACAAATATCGCCTCCAGCAGTGACATTACCGCAAGGAACAATTCGTGGTGCAAAGATGGTCAGTTACCGCAACAAAACGTTCTTTGCTTTCAATGGAATCCCGTACGCAAAGCCGCCCATTGGAGATCTCAG GTTCAAAGATCCAATGCCACCGGACCCTTGGAATGGGACTATAGATTCAAACCATGAATCTGAACAATGTATTCAATTTGAACCCCTCATTTATGAAGACACAACTGGAAATGAAGACTGTCTGTATCTTAACATCTACACACCCCCG CTCTCCACTAGCAACAACATCAAGCAGTTGCCGGTAATGGTGTACATATTTGGCGGACGATTTGAATTAGGAAACATTACTTCTACACGATGCGACCCACGTTTCATTCTTGACAGAAACGTAATCCTTGTCGTTCCTAGCTATCGCCTTGGAGTGCTAGGATTCCTCACCACGGGAGACGAAGTATTACCAGGAAATTATGGCCTGAAAGACATGGTTCAGGCTCTCAAATGGATTCAGGATAACGTCCAGTATTTCGGGGGTGATGCCAACCGAGTGACTCTGTTTGGGTCAAGTTCGGGTTCAGTTATGGTTCACCTGTTGACTTTGTCGAACTTGACTGATG GACTCTTCCATAGGTACATATTGCAAAGTGGAACGGCGTTTACGCCCGCTGCCATGACACCTAGAAGCGTATCGTCGAATCGTGCCATTCGGCTTGGTCAATATCTAGCGTGTCCGACGGATTCATCAAATATGCTTGTCAATTGCTTAAAAGGTATTAGTGCATCTAAGCTCGTTAAAATGACCTCAATGTTTCATGAGTGGGGCCAATACCCAGTCGTCGTGTGGGGCCCAACTATCGAACCAGACGTAGAAGGGGCCTTACTGACCGATAGTCCTGCAAACCTCTTGGCTGCTGGAAAAATTCGCGATCTGCCTTCGATCGCCCTTGTCACTCGAGACGAGGGACTTGAATTGAGCTTAC CATTATTCGAAAATCGAGACGTGCTTCaggattttttgaacaatattgatttcattttaccTGTCATGATACAATACGAAGGCTTGGTTGAAAATATGACAGACTTCACTTCGACCTTGAAGTCATACTACTTAAACGACCTTACTGCCAATAGAAGTTTG ATACTGAGGAACATTACTCAACTCATAGGTGATGCCATGTTTACATATCCAACATACAGAGTGGTGAAAGAACAGTTGACTAAAGCTAAGAATTTCCAGTATTTTTGTTCCTTTGAATATCGCGGTAGGTTCAGTTACAGTTATTATCACGGTAGGTTCAATTATAGTTATCACGGTGGTAGTCCAGTCAACCACGGAGTTGCACATGCTGACGAATTGCTGTATCTTCTTCCTGGACCAAAGAGTTGGTATGGACCCACAGATTGGGAATATAGCGATGCTGATTGGAAAATGGTGGACACGATGGTTCAGCTGTGGACATCCTTCGCGACTACTGG AGTACCGGCGACGTTAGATTCGGATGATTCAACGATTTGGTCTCCCTTTTCGTCTCGTGATAATTATCTTCGTATTGGTAATGGATCTGCCGTAGTACTTGAAGTTCAGTATGGTTTCCACAAAGAACGAATTCAGGTTTGGGACAAATTGACCAGGGCTACGACATTGAAATAG
- the LOC107225623 gene encoding juvenile hormone esterase — protein sequence MKDIAWTWCYNVSACAVILLLGSCHISYGKVLKEYGEIPIGEQMTPPIVAVPQGTIRGVNMVSYRNKPFFAFKGIPYAKPPVGNLRFKDPVPPVFWSGTMDASRNPEPCVQIDPQLHAATGNEDCLYLNIYTPQLRSGNDIKQLPVMVYIFGGKFQAGNINPTLCDPRFILDRDVVLVLPSYRLGVLGFLTTGDEVLPGNYGLKDVVQALKWIQDNVQYFGGDANQVTLFGSSSGSIMVHMLALSSLTGGLFHRYITQSGTALTIDAMVPTSVSSNRATRLGQYLACPTNSSSILVNCLKSLSAYQLVGKTSMFHEWGVFPEVIWNPTVEPDIDGAILTDNPANLLAAGKTLDLPWIALVNRDEGLLYSLLPYYRNPDMFQHLLDDIDSALPVILQYKYKVENVKAFTTALKSYYLNDLTVNRGLIITNITQLIGDAMFIYPTYRSLKERLVVAKNFQYFCSFEYRGKFSSSYDGAPPVYLGVAHADELLYLLPGTKSNYGSPDWEYDDADWKM from the exons ATGAAAGATATCGCGTGGACGTGGTGTTATAACGTGAGCGCATGTGCTGTGATCCTTTTGCTGGGCAGTTGTCACATAAGTTacggaaaagttttgaaagaatATGGGGAAATTCCAATCGGCGAACAAATGACGCCTCCGATAGTAGCAGTGCCGCAAGGAACAATTCGAGGTGTGAACATGGTCAGTTACCGTAATAAACCATTCTTTGCTTTCAAGGGAATCCCGTACGCAAAACCACCGGTTGGAAATCTCAG ATTCAAAGATCCTGTACCGCCTGTATTTTGGAGTGGAACTATGGATGCAAGCCGTAATCCCGAACCCTGTGTTCAAATTGATCCCCAACTTCATGCGGCGACTGGCAATGAAGACTGTCTCTATCTCAACATTTACACACCCCAG CTTCGCAGTGGCAATGACATCAAGCAGTTGCCGGTAATGGTGTACATATTTGgtggaaaatttcaagcaGGTAACATTAATCCTACACTATGCGATCCACGTTTCATTCTCGATAGAGACGTGGTCCTCGTGCTTCCTAGCTATCGCCTCGGAGTGCTGGGATTCCTCACCACGGGAGACGAAGTATTACCAGGAAACTATGGCCTGAAAGACGTGGTTCAGGCTCTCAAATGGATTCAGGATAACGTCCAGTATTTCGGGGGTGATGCCAACCAAGTGACTCTGTTTGGGTCAAGTTCGGGTTCAATTATGGTTCACATGTTGGCTTTGTCGAGCTTGACTGGCG GACTCTTTCATAGGTATATAACGCAAAGTGGAACAGCGCTAACGATCGATGCAATGGTGCCTACAAGTGTATCATCGAATCGCGCTACTCGGCTTGGTCAATATTTAGCGTGTCCCACGAATTCATCGAGTATTCTTGTCAATTGCTTGAAGAGTCTCAGTGCCTATCAGCTCGTCGGAAAGACCTCAATGTTTCACGAGTGGGGCGTATTCCCTGAAGTCATATGGAACCCAACTGTCGAACCAGATATAGACGGGGCCATACTGACCGATAATCCTGCAAACCTACTTGCTGCTGGAAAGACTTTAGATCTGCCTTGGATCGCCTTAGTCAATCGAGATGAGGGACTTCTCTATTCTCTTCTTC CATACTACAGAAATCCAGACATGTTCCAGCATCTTTTGGATGATATCGATTCCGCCCTACCTGTAATCTTACAGTACAAATACAAAGTTGAAAATGTGAAAGCCTTCACAACGGCCCTCAAGTCATACTACTTGAACGACCTTACTGTCAATAGGGGTTTG ATAATAACGAACATTACTCAACTCATAGGAGATGCCATGTTTATATATCCAACATATAGATCGTTGAAAGAACGGTTGGTTGtagctaaaaattttcagtacttCTGTTCCTTCGAATACCGCGGTAAGTTCAGTTCCAGTTATGACGGTGCCCCTCCAGTATACTTAGGTGTTGCACATGCTGACGAATTGCTGTATCTTCTCCCTGGAACAAAGAGCAACTATGGATCCCCCGATTGGGAATACGACGATGCTGATTGGAAAATG